The Papaver somniferum cultivar HN1 chromosome 6, ASM357369v1, whole genome shotgun sequence genome segment tctgcagacggagaggggaagaagatggattcgatggttttgggagaagggtgtgtttggttcgattaggtgaaggtgggtttggtgttgtagtgttaggcgggtgtagcaaatgttgatgaacaacgaggataAACGTTGGGttgtcacttctgaaatggatctaacggcaagatggaagcaggcttggagcgaccgttggatatatgatacatcaaaactgacggcttagattggagttaggtactatgatgtttgacaggaacttcagagtttgatgcacgatgatgaggcgaccgtaggatgatgtgatggatcctatctgacggttctcatggaaatgggtatggatattggaaatggatttgggtaagggttttgggccttgggtatgccaagcccgtatcttatttaagaacaattcttcctcttcaagcccacttctagtttatccggctcttgcaaacatcattctttgctgccttcctgcgggagtcttgaccgtttctttgctcttttcgctcaacaattcatccaagctttatttagtacctaaaaatacaaaattaattaataaaatatttattcttgaaaacaatgaaaatacagaatatgggataaaatgtagaattaatgcacagaagatgagttaaatgccaagaaaaatatatagaaatatgcactttttagcactcatcaaatacccccaaacctgaattttacttgtcctcaagtaaaacaaaactaaggaatcctacctataccactgtcgctggttctcgaatgcatttagcgtatgcactaagccttttaaaccactaagtgtccctagtggacgagtgaagtctcgtgaaggtttgcttagaacgtacctacaaagttctaggtcaaaatataagctcagattccatcaaatgtgacatgtgcaagtcagtttaagctcacagcaaaatggagatgtcaatctagctatcaaaggcacaatcctagcactgataacaaataaagacatgtgataagagtgtaaagtgtatctacacatgtgtaaagaaagatctgaagttatgactactaaccaccaagagatagtttttaggctaagaaccgaattctaagccaagctagctgtccggctttacgagaattgtgaatgttcacccaatgagttggtgatatttcagtttacccgcgttatacatcgatggttgcaccctccttgcttattacaagactatttacaacaaaaagatgactctttacatgactcttatttacattgattactctcttttatttttggaacaaaagagaatattgtctttaacatgacaaaacatggaataaataaatacttgattgaatatttttttttttttttgaagaaataactttgatctttacaacatagtgacacttttgatacatgaacaaaaagaaaaacataattacatgactcttagcaagaggtggcccttatcgaatgcatccggtcaaattctatggttgcttttcttaacgtatcctccaacttctatcccagccaaccaaagaacaagctagtcaagtctcattcagtattctaaagtgattggcaatctaacttcctatcaaacaccttgaagatcgaggctatacatgtattggtagatcgtgcgcgtgcaagtttcttatcactatgtgaattgtgctagaatcagggtgcctaaatatctagactaagatcctaataaaaatacatatttgcacaagagtcaacatttcaaggtaaatgagctcgatttttatgatttttcattttttatttttttttggaatttttttttttttttttttttttaattttttcaaaaagagggagttctgttttcaattataacatgttatcaaagtatctactctatacccccaaacctaaactaaacattgtcctcaatgtttcaaaagatgaataaaattataatacaacatacgaataggaccatgctgagcagggaaaaaggaaagagaatacccggatgtcggcgaaaacaagattagaactccgttattcaaggcaaaaatccaacatatttcagttaagagtcacattggattagcaaaatatgtacaaaagaaacaaaagatttaactaagaaactatctactagactctatacaagaaaatttggtttttaatgggattggactttttgggaaaattttggtttttaagggaatgaacaacatttggtttttatgggaaaaaactttttggtttttagggaaaaaaggCGGGTTTGCAATTTGTTTGAGGCCCAAAGTTTAGTTTAAAAAGTTGGCCTAGATTTTGGTTTTAAGAGTTACAATTACAGGACCACAGTAAATtcaaacaagcccaaaacagttttaaacaaactcaaaaacaaattaatcaagcccACAAACTGGGTTCAGGAGCCCAGTTGTGTTTGAAGGTTTGAATTCGttctggcccagttggttaaggcccaaaGTTCGCTGAAAAACTAAGCCCACTTGGGTTTGAAGATGTTTTGAAAATTTTAGCTTGGGTTACAACCCAGAGTTCTGAAACAGAAAATTAttgcaagcccacaaattaaacacaattacacagcccagttgggcttttagtttAGGCTTACGATTTGATTAGGGGAGGTCAGTTGGGTTTTAAAACtttaaaacgtttttcaaatttttggtctGGGTCTAAGCTCACAATGTAGGGGTTTAAAGTTCAGTTGAGTCTAAACCCACGAATGGTTGGAGCCCACAGTTTAAACAAATTTCAGTTTGAGGCCCAAAATGTAActaagtccacagtccaattCACAAGCCCATAATCACTTTCAGAATTTACACAGCCCAAAAGAAGTGAAACTGGGTTTGAAAATGGTTGTCAacttttgtttgggtcaagcccacagttcagttcaATCTAATTTACAAACCCAGAAAATTTTACACAAGCCCACAGTTTAGGCTTActcttgtagcacagcccagctgttctgttttagttgcacagcccagttgggcttggttcacagcaacagcaacaagaagaagcagcagcagtaggaggcagcaagacagcatcagcagcaacacagaaaacagcagcagcaccagaggcagGCTGTAGcagcacctgttggctcaaaagagaagatcagtctctttgaagcgaAGCATAGCACAGCAAGATGGATATACTAACAAAGGGAAGGTGCAGCTGACTACAGGGAGACAACTGCAGCTAACATAGACTCAATGGTAGTTGCAATGATAAGACTCAATGCTTAAGTACAGGTGATATTGCTAAGATGCACACCAATGCTTCAGATGTAGTGATGCTTTGTAGGTATATTTCAGAGGAAGGCTACAGAGCAATGAGCAAAGCCACATTAGTAGTTTGCAGATACAGGGCTAAGCAAAGCTACAAATGCAGTGACCAAATATGCAGACAATGAGCAAAGCCAATGTCAAAATGAGAAAATCACAGACAATGAGCAAAGCAACAGGGCAATGCTACAGATGCAGTGATGATTTGCAGGTATGCagtgatatgcaaactaagatgcaaactaatatgcaatatgcaagatgctaatgcaagttacactaagatgcagttaacctaagatgtaatgcaaaacagttaagttacactaagatgctgaaaaactaagttacagggcagtaacaacttcaaccacacagcagccaagtccccggcaacggcgccacaAACTTGGTAAgtttctaaaagacctacaaactaataccgcaagtgcacggcgtcgatgtagctaatgtgcaagtgcgagtcgatccacagagacttggtgtgtgtgattgaaggtttcctactTTCCTAAGCTAAGATTATCCTAAGCAGTAAACTAAGGCAGTGAATTAAagtgatgaagcaagtgacaattaacaagaaaaatcagtggcagtgagccaaaggcagtgacaaaGAAACAGAGGCAGTGAGATAAGGCAAAGAAGCTAAGCAGTAAATGCACTAGGGGATTTGAATTCACCTTATGGCCTAGCTAGGCAGCATCAATCTAGTTTatgctcttgtccctaatggacaaaggtggaggctcatgccttccttataatccagggcatacatagatGGAAAGTTAATCAGATAAgctcactagcatcacccctagcattgagtgtcttcttacagcacactcaatcacaggtgatgtttgatccctaagcttcattacttccctacttcagttaaatgtggatggttaagtacctaaattctctagttcacccctagcattgagtgtcttcttacagcacactcaatcacaggtgcatttgatgaccaagaacactaacatcctaattcagttaagcctacaagagtgttcactaagattttgatacccaacaaggtcttcaggcttcatctaagccctaacTGAATaactagaacatgttgacagtaattaaaaacatgataaacataaagagtaattgaaattgaaacaaaaacaaaaacaaaaacagaacatttGAGGAATTGAGGAattggctattccagtcctcttggtggtgcactggctagtccaggcataccttctacaacacaacatacatcctatttatacccaaattttagggtttacaattttcccccaaattggcagttgaaattagggttcgactttacctaatttgatggcacaatctctcccccatgcgtcgacccattcttcctctgactctcctgctccattcccatgcctcaattgatcctctagcttcacctatttcatcattttctcatctagggtttcagagagaaaagaggGGAAATTAATGAAATAGAAGGCTAGGGAAAggtagggtgatgatgggttttgtttgatttggtggagagagttgttggtggcgtttggtggagatggcagggagaaggtggtggtgatggcgtacgggttctgcagacggagaggggaagaagatggattcgatggttttgggagaagggtgtgtttggttcgattaggtgaaggtgggtttggggttgtagtgttaggcgggtgtagcaaatgttgatgaacaacgaggataAACGTTGGGttgtcacttctgaaatggatctaacggcaagatggaagcaggcttggagcgaccgttggatatatgatacatcaaaactgacggcttagattggagttaggtactatgatgtttgacaggaacttcagagtttgatgcacgatgatgaggcgaccgtaggatgatgtgatggatcctatctgacggttctcatggaaatgggtatggatattggaaatggatttgggtaagggttttgggccttgggtatgccaagcccgtatcttatttaagaacaattcttcctcttcaagcccacttctagtttatccggctcttgcaaacatcattctttgctgccttcctgcgggagtcttgaccgtttctttgctcttttcgctcaacaattcatccaagctttatttagtacctaaaaatacaaaattaattaataaaaatatttattcttgaaaacaatgaaaatacagaatatgggataaaatgtagaattaatgcacagaagatgagttaaatgccaagaaaaatatatagaaatatgcactttttagcactcaatAGAGTTCGTTtatgaacttgtacttaatcgccatatctttgtggggagtgtggctgtggaaattttataggggttatcttgtatctttataaactccttgatgaatgcatttagcttcggctttatgattacatctaaattttttggtatgtttgttctcttttggtcatgaacaaactctatggaaatttcatgaggatcccactagttttcgtacctttgccaattttattgacaaaaagggggagaattaatgtgtagtttcatactacaaatacacatggtttacggataattatgtaagggggagtggttttcatattgagatgatgtattgactaagagggagtaatacatatctaaatagtattattgtcaaagttgtgatgcaattgaactttgatgttgtgtaataatactatgataccgtataacaatgattgagagcatttgttttctcattgttatcgctacggatcctcaacaacgatgatactaaacttacaacctttggaatcattggagtacttggaagtgacgaagatttcgagtaatgttgaagatgccaaggagatcaagcatgtggatgagaagctacaatttttatttattttgtaatccatgtgtattgatagttctgtaactaaaattgacaaagagggagattgttagagcattgctcggtcgaactcgcatgcgttgctatctcaagcatgtttgtcaatgttagtgatcaaaactaggagtcttgatttctagcctatatagatgtctcggactaggacatagattatgtagttgggatttagacttcacggcgttcatctattgaagacgaagaaatactaaggggagcttgtggaacttaatcgacaaaaggtatgtggagactgaaacttatctatcacttgaaaagtctatttatactctatctcctatattgagacataagtcgtgttacgatatagttttctattatatacatttgagattccgagctgagtttatcttgcttatatatttctcggaatatgttttggcaagctttcacttcggctgaattcatcttacattcgtgacgaaagtccgaacaagatcatatgaaaattaccgagttacatcttacatagtttgtgtgatacaatcatttggtgttgtcttggaacgtctcattatgataatttcaataacttgaaaatagctttgacgaaaaatagtttatgaacaacaactatataacgtcctctaagaaagtttcaatgattgaaataaagagtttagaatcatataaccatgtttggatataaacatagtgtgttaatcacattagtgtacaagtccaaaaccAAGAACctgaggtatgcatacccgtaggcGTACTGGTGGTTACTGATGTTAGTGTGGCACAGATAAAAGTGATAGAGGTGAAAGCAAACTAGTTGTTGGGGATGCGAATAGAGTTTAAGTTCCTTAAGAAACTTAAATAAATCTGATTGAAAAAAGTCAAGATAAGTtgtaattgataataataatattgaatAATAATTTGTTCTCTAAACAAGAAGACCCGGCCTTTATATAGGCTCATAAAAACCgactaaaagaaaaaagtttAACTTAAACTAGGAAAGGAAAGACTTGCAAAGTAAGGAAACTAAAATAGACGCTTGGATCAACTGTTATAGTTGATACAATCTTAAAGGATCAATAGTCACAGTTGATATGAACTCAAgagatcaacaatcattgttgatacaaaaataatgGATCAACTTGGAGAgttgatacagagaaagatgtaccacatcagtccccccttcttgaaagaaactcgcccTCGAGTTAGCCAGTAgaaagaacttcattctctccatgaAATGTAAATTTTTTTTGCACATTGAAGATATTAGAGATGTTCCAATTGGATGGCAGGTCaacaacataagcattatcacTGGTATTCTTTAGTATCTTGAATGGTCCATATTTATTCATCTTTGGCTTGTTGTATGTTCCAGCAGAAAATCGTTATTTCCTGAGATGAATCAAAACTAATTCTCTTTCACCAAAAGTCTTAAATCTTCTGTGTTGATTTGCATCTTCTTTATACTTGTTATTCGAATCCGGAAGCTTTTTCTTTTACTTCTTGATGAATCAGTGAAGCTTTCTCGAGCATGTTATCTGCCTTTGCATTTGATTGTATCAGCCTTGGAAGCACTACCAAATCCAAAATATGGTTAggaaccttagaataaacaatcTCAAAAGGTGTCTTACCTGTAGATATATTGACTGAAGTATTAAAAGCAAACTCCATATGAGGAAGAAGAATATCCCACTGTTTTTCTTTTCCTCCAATAATCTTAGCTCGAATCAAGTTACCTAAAGAACGATTGActacttcagtttgtccatctgtttgGGGATGAGCAGTTGTACTATACTGAAGTTTAGTTCCCAAACGCATCCATAAATATTTCCAGAAGTAGCTCAAAAATTTAGTGTTTCTATCAGATGCAATCGTCTTGGGAATTCCATGCAAACGAACGACTTCTTTAAAGAATAAGTAAGCAACATTGGAAGCATCAGTTGTCTTCTTGCATGCTATGAAATGAGCCATCTTTGAATTAAAATCAACTACTACCATAATAGAATCATGACCTTTGGAAGTACGTGGTAAACCAAGTacaaaatccatacttatatctaCCCAAGGAGCATCTGGAACAGGAAGTGGAGTATACAAACCTGTGTTTTGGATAGTCCCTTTAGATTGTTGACATATCATGCACTTTTGGACGTATTTCCGAACATCTCTTTTAAGTGAAGGCCAAAAATAACGTTCTTCAACCAAAGCAATGGTTTTAGCACGCCCAGAATATCCTCAAAAACCACTGCCATGCAATTCTTGGATTAGATGTAGACGTAAAGAACATTGAGGTATACATAAACGATTTCCTTGAAAAAGAAAACCATCTTATATTAGAAAATCATCAACACTGCTTGTAGaagaaccaaatttttcccagAGATTCTGAAAATATTTGTCTTCACTATAATCAAAATCCAAACTCTCATGTTTGAGAGTGACAAGAAGATGAGATCTTCTACTCAAAGCATCAGCTACCTGATTAAGTTTTCCACGCTGATGTTTAATATATAATGTATATTGATTGATATTAGATAACCACCTATCATGCATTCGATTGACTTTTGctgaagttttcaaaaacttAAGAGCCTGATTGTCAGTATTTACTATAAACTCACTGTGAATGAGATAAGGATGCCAGTTCTTAAGAGCTTTAACAAGTGCAATTAATTCTAACTCATATGTAGACCACTTCTTCCTTGTATCTGAATTCTTCACTATGGTATGCAACTGGATTCCCTTCTTGAGATAAAACAGCACTTATACCAACAATAGACAGATCACAGTGTatttcaaaaggtttttcaaaaattggcaTGGCAAGAACAGGTGCACTGCACAATTTTTCCTTGAGAAGATTAAAGCTATTATCTGCTTCTCCAGTCCATTCAAAAGTATTACACTTCAAACAATCTGTCAAACCAGCTGCAATTGTACTAAAGTTTCTCACAAATCAGTCCATGAAGACACCAGAAAGTATTACACTTCAAGCACTgaggcacaacctgtattatttcaattatataaacaaatataatgcgtaaatagaaataacacagacaccataaattttgttaacgaggaaaccgcaaatgcagaaaaaccccgggacctagtccagattgaacacacattgtattaagccgctacagacactagcctactccaagctaacttcggactggactgtagttgaaccctaatcagtctcccacttatccaaggtatggttgtactccctatgcctctgatcccagcaggatactgcgtacttgattcccttagccgatctcacctacaactaagagttgctacgacccaaagtcgaagacttgacaataaaaaaatctgtctcacacagaaaagtctatcaaaggatcaatctgtctcccacagataaaccctaaaaggttttgttccgtcttttgataataatcaaggtgaacaggaaccaattgataatccggtcttatattcccgaagaacagcctagagttatcaatcacctcacaacaatcttaatcgtatagtagctaaacaagatgttgcggaatcacaaatagtaagacgaagatgtttgtgattactttttatatcttgcctatcggagatatcaatctcaagccaatcaatctgattgtactcgtacgattgaaggtgcaagatcagatcacacaactacgataaaaatagtatcggcctggcttcacaatcccaatgaagtctttaagtcgttaacctggttttagaagaagaaaaaaaaaaggttaaaggagaaccgactctagtatgcaaactagtatcacacatgaggtgtagggattagttttgcacagatactagagttccccttatatagtctttcaaatcagggttcgcaattaagttaccttagtaacaaagcaatcaatatccaccgttagatgaaaacctgatttagattcaagctaatatttctcaaacgttagatcgaaaaattagcttgttacacacacttgacaatgcacgcttctaggtttgttaaccgtacccaaacgtatgcacttgttggttcaacaatagttaaccaaatggttagccatatgagcatttcatatcaaccacgttcttcttcaccataactagttcaaatgatttcaaatgaactagttagagagttgtttaattgcaaggaaaactcacgtactacacaagacacaattgaagcaaatatgatttgattcactcgaatctgtttatgaacttttatagccacgatttgcaaactgcattccttagtatttttaagtttaagttcagaaatcatcttcagatatataaccttctcaagttcgcagactaggttcgcggacttaagttaccgggcagatacaaactccagcagaaataaGTGGTATTAGAGGTAGTACCGGGACTGTATTGAGGTTTACCACCCGGGAGGGTGGTAAAAGgttttggaaaaagaaataagggaaAGAGAGCGAGTCCTacggagagagaaagagaattggGCTCTTGTTTGAGTAACTACAGTGCTCATCTGGAAATCCGTTTTGAGCTAACACTTCGGTTACATCACTTCCGATGGGCCTGGGCCAGGTAATACAGCAACAAAGAGGAAAACTTTATAAAGCCGAAACAACAAGGGTACTGCCGACTGCAATTGAATTATCAGAGTAGAAgagtttgttttcaaaaacacaaaaacacaaaaaaaaagaaaaaaaaagagtggaAGAGTTGTTGAGTTTGAGAAAGCTTTGCAGCAATGGAGCTCTGTAACACCAAAACCATCTCTAATCTGAATTCCCATCGTTCATTTTCCTACCCAAATTCTTACCGTATGCACTCTAAGGCATTTCTTCCATTTAAGAAAATCAATGCTTCTCAAAGAAATCTAGGTTCATTTTTCTACTTTTACTTTCCTTTCTCTTTTTTACATTTCATATAAACCCTAACTTCCTTGTTTTCGTTTATTCCTCCGGTGAATTTTGACAATAAAGTATGAGTATTGAAGTATAGAAGGGTATTTAATTGGTTTTGGGATGAGATTTCGGGGTTAGGTTTTAGGGGTTTTTGACAAAGGGCAACAGCCAAGATCTTTACCTTTTTATTTTGTCACCATTTAGATATTTGATTTCATGAGATTGGGATCATTGTTTGCCACTGTTCCAGTTTTTTAATGGAAATGTTATTTTGTTGGTTCCAGGATTGCGTCATTTATCAACCTCTTTAGTGAGGGCGATAAATTCTGAAGAGGCTTCAACTAGTACCGATGAGGATCTTGACGTATTTGCTGAAAAGACTACagtggatgaaactccaacattTTTGCAAAACACAATTTTTGAAAAAACACCCAAGGAGGAAAtgccaaaagaagaagaagcttcTTTGACTGAACAAATGATGTCTTTTGATTTCATGGACGGGCTCAATCTTAAGGTTTTGTTCTCTCCCTTTCTTTTTTAACTATGAAAATACAAGCTCTATAAGACATGTTGTTTACAATTAATAAAAGTAGTAACCGGCTAACTGCGAATAGACTTCTGCCATGTTCAAGTTTTGCGCCGTCTTAGATACATGTTCAAGTTTGTGCCATTGTTCTGAAATCGTGCACAATTTTAGTAACTTACAATTATAACTATTTATGTAAGAGTCTTTTTATGGGTACTGAAAAGAGTGTCATTGTTCTAAAATAGCACTTTATGATTTGCTTTGGATTGATGGAGAATTGGAATAGCTCTCATCTACAGTGTGCATTTTTAACTGTTACAAAATTGTGTTTGTCGTCTTGGAGGTGGGGGTGCATCTGTTTCAACTTCGGATGCAACGCCGATCTAAGTTGAAATCTTCTGCAAGTAAAGTAGATGTTAATTAGTATTTCTCAAAATAGGAATGTTGCCATTTCCATCTTCGTCATTACACTGTATAATTACAAATACAGCTATGTCATATCAACTACTGCAGGATTGGAAAATtacctctctctttttcttttttttacctgGCATTCTTATCTAGGATCTTGGTTATTCATTTGTGGACTACTTTGCTGAATTTATGATCACTACCATCCGCAGTTGGACCCGGAAGATGCATACTCGTATCTAGCGTATGGAAGTGGTGCTCTCATCACTCTGTGGTTAGCATCGGCTGTTGTTGGTGCCATTGATTCCATTCCAGTGGTACTGTTTTGCTTTCTCCATGAGAATGTTCTTTTTAATGGCCTGGACAGATTCATCATATTAACACCTCGTCATGTTCTATTCTTTATACAGTTCCCCAAGGTTCTGGAACTCGTTGGTCTTTGCTACACAATATGGTTCAGCTCACGCTATCTGATTTTTAAGGTGCGAGACGAAGCACTTTTCAGTTGCTTATCTTCACTTGTTGGTCTTTGGCTACACAATACAGTTGTTGAGGAACTGACTAATAATATGTGTTTACTTCAATTTTACAGAAAAACAGGGAGGAATTGTTTACCAAAATTGGAGAGCTGAAGAAGCAGGTTCTTGGATCAACTGATGAGTGATGATTGTCTGATTAAAGTGTGGAAATCCCCAGCCCCTCTTGCATAGTTTTCTTTTCTTGTCGCCTTTGAGGGTGCAAGCCAGAGTGATAGTGAATAATTTAGTTTCTAGTATAAACCTTCTTCACATGTGAATTCTTGGTTCATATTGTTTGATAAGATTCAGAACTGTTTATCTTGAAATTCTGTATTATGCTTATATTTTGTGGAACTCAATTTATATTCATATTTGGTATTTTCTTGGTAAACAAATTCATAAATGAAGATCACAACAAGACTAAATATTCACCGGGAACATAACTTAAACATAATTCTGGTGTAATTCTAGGCATTCGGTAGTGGTAACTTTTGTTTAGTCATTTATCACCTTTTCAGCGCCACTTGAGATTGAGAAAAGTCAGTCGAGGCTATTTACTTGCCTTTTGAACAGGTTTCTCAAAAAATTCAGAAAAGCTTTCATATTTGATTTTCTTCTCCCGGTAGATTTTTATCAAACATTTGGCGTGCAGTCGATTCCACAT includes the following:
- the LOC113289434 gene encoding protein CURVATURE THYLAKOID 1D, chloroplastic-like; this encodes MELCNTKTISNLNSHRSFSYPNSYRMHSKAFLPFKKINASQRNLGLRHLSTSLVRAINSEEASTSTDEDLDVFAEKTTVDETPTFLQNTIFEKTPKEEMPKEEEASLTEQMMSFDFMDGLNLKLDPEDAYSYLAYGSGALITLWLASAVVGAIDSIPVFPKVLELVGLCYTIWFSSRYLIFKKNREELFTKIGELKKQVLGSTDE